The following coding sequences lie in one Palaemon carinicauda isolate YSFRI2023 chromosome 7, ASM3689809v2, whole genome shotgun sequence genomic window:
- the LOC137644640 gene encoding putative leucine-rich repeat-containing protein DDB_G0290503, translated as MKEQWRKAAEDLEIRVQKECNEKEQLKKDLDLEKYANGLLLEETKKAWEQIIKMNHRLPTYMKFDKSNVKFHQLEQQLRRVEDDNELNKYRIQELQQENNNLKLKVEEKIKENFYINANLQAVLREKKMDEDDLMALKIKNEKANEQICHLQSFIDKMQKKQESMICEEKKFKKEAELAADQIRQCNIMNENLKRRVQNLEGCIETKQYEVDGLKCELFNKNSELELRNNNLEAKKEQLKEADSKMERMQCTIHDLQIKLQKECHLKDFIRSEMGILLAAYGHLKQRNSVIETQLLMLIAGHNHLGIELENLDFNLCNVKNMGQFHEISRTEAMQEKSSKADRKSDEGTLKWSLKYGHRLSKRLRDNKGTWTAMNEEDSENWDMMPDNPLAYLESGENKKDTEY; from the coding sequence ATGAAGGAACAATGGCGGAAAGCAGCCGAAGACCTGGAAATTCGGGTCCAGAAAGAATGCAATGAAAAGGAACAACTCAAGAAGGACCTCGATTTGGAAAAATACGCGAATGGTCTTTTACTCGAGGAAACAAAAAAAGCATGGGAGCAGATCATCAAAATGAACCATCGTCTACCCACTTACATGAAGTTTGACAAATCCAATGTTAAATTTCATCAATTAGAACAACAATTAAGAAGAGTTGAAGACGACAACGAGTTAAATAAATATAGGATACAAGAACTCCAGCAGGAGAACAATAACCTAAAACTAAAAGTGGaggaaaaaattaaggaaaacttTTACATCAACGCAAATCTACAAGCGGTGTTGCGAGAGAAAAAGATGGACGAGGATGATTTAAtggcattaaaaataaaaaatgaaaaagcaaatgAACAAATCTGCCATCTACAAAGCTTCAttgataaaatgcaaaaaaaacaaGAGTCAATGATATGTgaagaaaagaaatttaaaaaagaagCGGAATTAGCAGCAGATCAAATTCGTCAGTGCAATATTATGAATGAAAACCTTAAAAGGAGAGTTCAAAACTTGGAAGGTTGTATAGAAACGAAACAGTATGAGGTCGATGGTCTCAAGTGCGAACTCTTCAATAAGAACAGCGAGTTGGAACTGCGGAATAATAATTTGGAGGCTAAAAAAGAACAGTTGAAGGAGGCGGATTCCAAAATGGAACGCATGCAGTGCACCATCCATGATCTGCAAATCAAGTTGCAGAAAGAGTGTCACTTAAAGGATTTCATAAGGAGTGAAATGGGAATACTCCTCGCCGCTTATGGGCACTTAAAACAAAGAAACTCCGTTATTGAAACACAGCTTCTTATGCTAATAGCAGGTCATAATCATCTCGGTATTGAATTAGAGAACCTAGACTTCAACCTTTGTAATGTTAAAAATATGGGTCAATTTCATGAAATTTCTAGAACGGAGGCCATGCAGGAAAAGTCCTCTAAGGCAGACCGAAAATCAGATGAAGGGACATTAAAATGGTCACTGAAATACGGGCATCGTCTGTCCAAGAGATTGAGGGACAATAAGGGTACTTGGACTGCAATGAATGAAGAAGATTCTGAAAACTGGGACATGATGCCTGACAATCCTTTGGCTTACCTGGAATCTGGTGAGAATAAAAAGGACACTGAATATTAA